From Humisphaera borealis, the proteins below share one genomic window:
- a CDS encoding tetratricopeptide repeat protein: MNLCSSPSGSLSVSVSSEAASALNTSGLESAGNRRFVKAIEAFQRASKLDPGAREPRLNLGVALAQAGEPAEALLQFEQVVERWPDYLEGRLNLAKALSAHHRHLDAIKAFRDALAIDPRCVDALNGLGLSLTHLGRAREATIVLRQALRLDSRCAGGWSNLGFALATLARYADAEAAFLAALRLSPSLPEAHVNRGNALKEQGRIAEAIACYDLAILLNADAGSARWNRSLALLQNGDFDRGWEEYEARWDRDGNARRRSYDAPTWDGRSPCGRTILVYSEQGLGDMVMFVRYAALLKKAGATVLLETPAPLAAVMSSCPAIDRVFPEGSALPPVDAVVPAMSLPRLLHTRLDSIPADVPYLHADTTLVARHRQRLAQLNGLTVGVIWQGNPSHQWDRHRSVPLSSLAPLAQVPDIRLVSLQRGPGTEQLSSCPFAIEEVIRDQPSESAAVADLAAWIASVDLVVTVDTMPAHLAGAMAVPVWVMLSTMVDWRWMNDRLDSPWYPTMRLFRQRQRDQWEPVISEVASALQLQLVGQH; this comes from the coding sequence ATGAACCTTTGCTCAAGTCCATCCGGCTCGCTTTCCGTCTCGGTCTCGTCTGAAGCTGCCAGCGCACTTAATACATCGGGACTCGAATCTGCCGGAAACCGCCGTTTCGTTAAGGCCATCGAGGCGTTCCAGCGGGCGTCGAAACTCGACCCGGGTGCCAGAGAGCCCCGGCTGAATCTTGGCGTCGCGTTGGCACAGGCGGGAGAACCAGCGGAGGCATTGTTGCAGTTCGAGCAAGTCGTGGAGCGATGGCCTGATTACCTCGAGGGCCGGCTGAACCTCGCCAAGGCGTTGTCGGCGCACCATCGTCACCTGGACGCAATCAAGGCATTTCGCGATGCCCTTGCGATCGATCCCCGGTGCGTAGACGCACTGAATGGGCTAGGCCTTTCGCTGACGCATCTGGGCCGCGCCAGGGAGGCGACGATCGTGTTGCGGCAGGCGCTCAGGCTTGATTCCAGGTGCGCGGGTGGATGGAGCAATCTCGGTTTTGCACTGGCAACGCTGGCCAGGTACGCAGACGCCGAGGCAGCCTTCCTGGCGGCACTACGGCTGTCCCCCTCTCTGCCCGAAGCCCATGTGAATCGTGGGAACGCACTGAAGGAGCAGGGAAGGATCGCCGAGGCAATCGCATGCTACGACCTGGCAATCCTGCTGAATGCGGATGCCGGCAGCGCGCGATGGAACCGATCGCTCGCGTTGCTTCAGAACGGCGATTTCGATAGAGGCTGGGAAGAATACGAAGCCCGCTGGGATCGCGACGGCAACGCTCGTCGCCGCAGTTACGACGCACCGACCTGGGACGGCCGATCGCCTTGCGGGCGGACAATCCTGGTGTACAGCGAACAGGGCCTGGGTGACATGGTGATGTTCGTGCGATATGCGGCATTGCTGAAAAAGGCGGGAGCAACCGTGCTTTTGGAGACGCCCGCTCCGTTGGCGGCGGTGATGTCCAGTTGTCCCGCGATCGATCGCGTCTTTCCGGAGGGGTCGGCTTTGCCGCCGGTGGATGCCGTCGTCCCTGCGATGAGCCTGCCGCGCCTCCTGCACACCCGCTTGGACAGCATTCCGGCCGACGTGCCGTACCTGCACGCCGACACAACGCTTGTCGCACGACATCGACAGAGGCTCGCACAACTCAATGGTTTGACGGTCGGGGTCATCTGGCAGGGCAACCCGAGCCATCAATGGGATCGGCATCGGTCCGTACCACTGAGCAGCCTGGCACCGTTGGCACAGGTTCCAGATATTCGGCTGGTTTCGTTGCAACGCGGCCCGGGAACAGAGCAGCTGTCCAGCTGCCCGTTTGCGATCGAAGAGGTCATTCGAGATCAACCATCCGAGTCGGCGGCAGTTGCCGACCTTGCCGCGTGGATCGCTTCGGTTGATCTGGTGGTCACGGTCGACACGATGCCGGCCCATCTCGCCGGGGCGATGGCCGTGCCGGTCTGGGTCATGCTTTCGACCATGGTGGACTGGCGGTGGATGAATGATCGCCTGGACTCCCCTTGGTATCCGACGATGCGGCTGTTTCGGCAAAGGCAGCGCGATCAGTGGGAACCGGTCATCAGCGAGGTCGCGTCGGCACTTCAGCTTCAACTTGTTGGCCAGCATTAA
- a CDS encoding tetratricopeptide repeat protein, which produces MAPTVQDAEALLRSGELAKAFACFEEIIASHPDDETVRSAFGIALAGNGRVQEALEQFRRAELIAPGAAQSRNVGVALMTLGDAEQAIEAFRRAIEADAHYPDAHRLLAEALGAMGRTGDSDTAFHNWLRLQPDQPAAMLDYARHLRTDGRFAESAVFLEQVIRSSSGSSLAELHRELGLARLQGGDLAGAGEALEQALSADPGDVHSHAYLAVVHERQGHRAEAIMQYEQALLLHRSRPRRWPDGVPREVARLGLLYEAAAHKRKAMQDDRVLPIPGNGKLLTVLVGCYGSYPEYSIRCLRSVLDAITRSADCDLLIGLNACGEETIRAADDAVRCGAATGLVRSTRNLNKDPMMRLLLEQVQTPYVLWLDDDSHFTDPNWSQELNRFIRGEHPFDVAGQRARWGPRRFQDPSYMTYIGERPWWKSNGHLPADLWEWCPFAVGGLFVARTNYLRIHDYPDRGMTKALDDVVLGELLLQRGGRLVDLPPSLLSIARISDGHRRGENFDLPPSV; this is translated from the coding sequence GTGGCGCCAACGGTCCAGGATGCCGAGGCCCTGCTGCGGTCGGGCGAGCTTGCAAAGGCGTTCGCCTGCTTCGAAGAAATCATCGCCTCTCACCCGGACGATGAGACCGTGCGATCCGCATTCGGTATCGCGCTGGCCGGCAACGGCCGGGTGCAGGAGGCACTGGAGCAGTTCCGAAGGGCGGAGCTGATTGCTCCCGGCGCGGCGCAATCGCGGAATGTCGGCGTCGCCTTGATGACGCTGGGAGACGCGGAACAGGCAATCGAGGCGTTTCGGCGTGCGATCGAAGCAGATGCACACTACCCGGATGCCCATCGCCTTCTTGCCGAAGCACTTGGTGCCATGGGCCGGACCGGCGATTCGGATACGGCTTTCCATAATTGGCTCCGCCTGCAACCCGATCAGCCGGCCGCGATGCTGGACTACGCGAGACACCTTCGCACCGACGGACGATTTGCCGAGTCCGCTGTTTTTCTGGAGCAGGTGATCCGTTCGTCCTCCGGGTCATCGCTCGCAGAATTACATCGCGAACTTGGCCTGGCCCGACTTCAGGGAGGAGATCTGGCCGGTGCCGGGGAGGCCTTGGAACAGGCCTTGTCGGCGGATCCGGGCGACGTGCACAGCCATGCCTATCTCGCAGTCGTACACGAACGACAGGGCCACCGGGCGGAAGCCATCATGCAGTATGAACAGGCCCTCTTGCTTCACCGCTCCAGACCGCGGCGCTGGCCGGATGGGGTTCCGCGGGAGGTCGCGAGACTGGGTTTGCTTTACGAAGCAGCAGCACACAAACGAAAAGCGATGCAGGATGACCGGGTCCTTCCAATCCCCGGGAATGGAAAGCTGCTGACTGTCCTCGTGGGTTGCTACGGGTCGTACCCCGAGTATTCCATCCGATGTCTCAGGAGTGTTCTGGACGCCATTACACGGTCGGCCGATTGTGATCTGCTGATCGGACTGAATGCCTGTGGCGAAGAGACGATCAGGGCGGCCGATGATGCCGTCCGCTGCGGAGCGGCAACGGGACTGGTGCGTTCGACGAGAAACCTGAACAAGGATCCGATGATGCGGCTCCTCCTGGAGCAGGTGCAGACGCCCTACGTGCTCTGGCTGGACGACGATTCGCACTTCACCGACCCCAACTGGTCGCAGGAGTTGAACCGCTTTATCCGTGGTGAACACCCTTTTGATGTCGCCGGGCAGCGGGCTCGCTGGGGTCCGCGCAGGTTTCAAGACCCGTCTTACATGACTTACATCGGCGAGCGGCCGTGGTGGAAATCGAACGGCCACCTGCCGGCCGACCTGTGGGAATGGTGCCCGTTCGCCGTCGGCGGGCTATTCGTGGCCCGCACGAACTACCTCCGCATTCATGATTACCCCGACCGCGGAATGACCAAGGCGCTGGACGACGTCGTCCTCGGGGAACTTCTGCTGCAACGTGGCGGTCGGCTCGTGGACTTGCCCCCATCTCTTCTGTCGATCGCCCGCATCAGCGATGGACACCGTCGGGGCGAGAACTTCGATCTGCCTCCATCGGTCTGA
- a CDS encoding ABC transporter permease — MNASRRTSIALATHTLLIYTFLYAPILVLIVLSFNSGRQATIWEGFSFKWYAALAGNERLIRATTNSLIVGGVATLCSTLIGTLAAIGLSRYSFRGKGITGAMIYLPIVIPEIVLAVSLLAFYNALGVRSMNLTTVALAHIVFTVSYVAVVVKARLAGLDRSVEEAAIDLGAGPVGAFVRVTLPQLLPGILAAALLVFTLSLDDYVVSSLVSGVGSQTLPVEIYSMLRASVNPQANAVCTLLLVVTAFMIVPAQKLLSR; from the coding sequence ATGAACGCCAGCCGCCGAACTTCCATCGCCCTCGCGACCCACACCCTACTGATCTACACCTTTCTCTACGCACCGATCCTGGTGCTGATCGTCCTGTCATTTAACTCGGGCAGGCAAGCGACGATCTGGGAGGGCTTCTCCTTCAAGTGGTATGCCGCGCTGGCGGGTAACGAGCGGCTCATTCGGGCGACGACCAACAGCCTGATCGTTGGGGGCGTCGCAACGCTGTGTTCCACCCTGATCGGCACGCTCGCCGCGATTGGGCTCTCACGCTACAGCTTTCGCGGCAAGGGCATAACGGGCGCGATGATCTATCTCCCGATCGTCATCCCGGAAATCGTGTTGGCGGTGTCGCTATTGGCGTTCTACAACGCGCTGGGCGTGCGCTCGATGAACCTGACTACGGTCGCGCTTGCTCACATCGTGTTTACCGTCAGTTACGTGGCGGTCGTGGTGAAGGCCCGGCTCGCCGGCCTGGACCGTTCTGTCGAAGAAGCCGCGATCGACCTTGGTGCCGGCCCGGTCGGGGCGTTTGTCAGGGTGACGCTGCCGCAATTGCTTCCGGGGATCCTGGCGGCGGCATTACTCGTGTTTACACTTTCACTCGATGACTATGTCGTCAGTTCTCTGGTCAGCGGCGTCGGTTCGCAGACGCTGCCGGTCGAGATATACTCCATGCTCCGCGCGTCGGTGAACCCGCAGGCCAATGCCGTCTGTACCCTGTTACTGGTGGTCACCGCGTTTATGATCGTTCCTGCACAGAAACTCCTCTCTCGGTGA
- a CDS encoding ABC transporter substrate-binding protein: protein MPNRRSRLSLIVPLLVALVPLIGSIGCKKDPAPTPAAQADDKKVNLLIFSEYIPDDVLADFKKETGIEVAVAVMESNEQLLAKLAGGSNEFDVVSPSDYMVRRLAAQKLIQKFDRAKLSNFSNLDPTLLGKGFDTANEFSVPLFWGTTGIGYNKKKVTDPVNSWAILFDPKYKGKVAMLNDPREMVTSVLRRDGKEPNSKDPAILNAAIEVLKLQKKAVAPIYDVDGIYEKLAAGDVALAQGFNGQFYKEVVKKPEELGFIVPKEGATLWIDNLSIPTASTRVANAHKLVDFLMRPDVAARAADFAAYATPNRVGRSKVKKELLDNPIIYPPADVLKKCASMEDLGTEANKIMDRVTTEVNAD, encoded by the coding sequence ATGCCCAATCGCCGTTCCCGCCTGTCGTTGATTGTCCCGCTCCTGGTCGCGTTGGTGCCGCTGATCGGTTCGATCGGCTGCAAGAAGGATCCCGCGCCTACTCCTGCGGCCCAGGCGGACGACAAGAAGGTCAACCTGCTGATCTTCAGCGAGTACATCCCCGACGACGTCCTGGCGGATTTCAAGAAAGAGACGGGGATTGAAGTCGCCGTCGCCGTCATGGAAAGCAACGAGCAATTGCTCGCCAAGCTTGCCGGCGGGTCTAATGAGTTCGACGTCGTCTCACCGTCGGACTACATGGTACGGCGGCTGGCGGCCCAGAAACTCATCCAGAAGTTCGACCGGGCCAAGCTGTCGAACTTTTCGAACCTCGACCCCACGCTGCTCGGCAAAGGGTTCGACACCGCCAACGAGTTCTCCGTGCCGCTGTTCTGGGGGACGACGGGCATTGGCTACAATAAGAAGAAGGTCACCGACCCCGTCAACAGCTGGGCCATCCTGTTTGACCCGAAGTACAAGGGCAAGGTCGCGATGCTGAACGACCCGCGCGAGATGGTGACGTCCGTCCTGCGACGCGACGGCAAGGAACCCAACAGCAAGGACCCGGCCATCCTTAACGCCGCCATCGAAGTGTTGAAGTTGCAGAAGAAGGCTGTCGCTCCGATCTACGATGTCGACGGCATCTACGAGAAGCTGGCCGCCGGGGACGTCGCGCTGGCGCAGGGATTCAACGGGCAGTTCTACAAGGAAGTGGTCAAGAAGCCGGAGGAACTGGGGTTCATCGTGCCGAAGGAAGGTGCAACGCTATGGATCGATAACCTGAGCATTCCGACGGCATCCACGCGCGTCGCCAACGCGCACAAGCTCGTCGACTTCCTGATGCGACCCGACGTCGCCGCCCGCGCCGCGGACTTTGCCGCATATGCCACGCCCAACAGGGTGGGTCGGAGCAAAGTGAAGAAAGAGCTGCTGGACAATCCCATCATCTACCCGCCCGCAGACGTGCTGAAGAAATGCGCTTCGATGGAAGATCTGGGTACCGAAGCGAACAAGATCATGGACCGGGTGACGACTGAAGTAAACGCGGATTGA
- a CDS encoding RHS repeat domain-containing protein, whose product MSNMIRVRKGSGSVVSYSTPDGNGYYAPDDQDRHSLRDLGGSHWVELQPDGFELHYESPAVGGLSLPVSGIGCTNNLQGRGYSTPFVGPPVGLAAADGLKSDQTGQPSICGIDQEFWHGLDVPPSGVYAGTTGAEPSLAVVGTPNVLDHALRLATNATLPFNLPSSATGGDGGIAGLTFGLHLGSGNLLVTFSLPDAGPADPPVRFFYNSLDAAQHEFGYGWSCLWKQWIEDVDPTSAGGTFTLSKVVGPTGTSWTISRASDGRVQQITDPFNRATTFGYASGLLTAVTDTASRTSGFQMDAAGNLTQVSAGGVADILFRYDAQRLLTAVASAGGSTTTLTYDGSRRLTSLVTPTGGQTQIAYTSATARTVTDPRGGMWTIATDGNLNTTRVVTPAGQTLLYTWSGTTQRLESVQDGRGSITSLSYDLMDDQSRRLAAITGPISSFTFAYDTATGDLTGLTNEAGWSSALGWSSRLRTTFTDAAGATTTYAYNAQGQQTSLTEPAGNHWTRGYDTVGRLTSAIDPLLSSVTYAYDGRSRVSLVTDEDGYTTRFDSDALGRVTSAVDPYSFTSVTGYDANGRTTRSIDTLGNTSVLAYDAAGRLTKSVDPLAHTTTFAYDASSNRTMIVNARGYTSTTAFDGVNRPTLTIDPPGTTRAFSYDPSGNRTREIDPAGNTWLSAYDAQNRLTRTTDPLGNQQQFQYNESGQQTTVVNQDGSQTSYGYDRRGRQTQFTDEQGYTTTNAFDPNDRNTRVVKPEGITQTQQYDPRSRVTTTSGPGGTSESRYDRRGNKTLAIDANGVSTQWHYDGWRLVTKTTRGDGSTTQWAYDPARRATRVTDGLGNSSQSFYDAGNRRTSALDADGNTRAWAYDAWGNLTGQQNARPATAVFSYDEGNRRTAEAWSDGVTITMGYDSMSRRTRLVDIGGTSTTAYDPRSLPTIRTDARKPGLTSTSAYDHRGLRTSMTAFDDGTFHYSYDTRQLLTEVVDPNGNTSTFSYDGLHRVTDQTLGTGARTTRAYDGYDLTAVGHYDSGSTLLNAIEAAYDHTGHRTIQTETDGTTTLWSYDLADRLAGERRTKGGVPVFNVTYSYDLTGRRSRMDDSGQATTYTYSPGGRLTQSIGPAGTTTYTYDAAGNRTTKVAGSDVAVYVFDARNALGQVQTPLGSVYYVYNGDGQVADRASLAGVSRFFVYDGDRLLARTDDVNTTDVLYTHRSGLGGESLVSQWVVGSGLNDLLLDPEQSTNLVADVSNPPAGPYRYRAFGLNPAGTQAGGANGAGASISALTDFGFIGGKQGWLDSETELYLFDVGTIGGGQWFDPFTGQYLSSFGQNERSADVP is encoded by the coding sequence ATGTCCAACATGATTCGCGTCCGCAAAGGCTCTGGTTCGGTCGTCTCCTACAGCACGCCCGATGGGAACGGATATTACGCACCCGACGACCAGGATCGCCATTCCCTTCGTGACCTGGGGGGATCGCATTGGGTGGAACTGCAGCCGGACGGCTTCGAACTCCACTACGAGTCGCCGGCAGTCGGGGGATTGAGCCTGCCGGTGTCCGGCATCGGCTGTACAAACAACCTTCAGGGCCGTGGCTACTCCACGCCGTTCGTGGGACCGCCGGTGGGCCTCGCTGCGGCCGACGGTCTGAAGTCTGATCAAACGGGGCAGCCTTCGATCTGCGGCATCGATCAGGAGTTCTGGCACGGACTGGACGTGCCGCCGAGCGGTGTTTATGCCGGGACCACCGGAGCCGAGCCGTCGCTGGCAGTCGTTGGAACTCCCAACGTGCTGGATCATGCGCTCCGCCTGGCGACAAACGCGACGCTGCCGTTCAATCTTCCGTCATCGGCAACAGGCGGCGACGGCGGCATCGCCGGGCTGACATTCGGCCTGCACCTGGGCAGCGGCAACCTGCTGGTCACTTTCAGTCTGCCCGATGCCGGGCCGGCCGACCCGCCCGTCCGCTTCTTCTACAACAGCCTGGACGCCGCCCAGCATGAGTTCGGATATGGGTGGTCGTGCCTGTGGAAGCAGTGGATCGAAGATGTCGATCCCACGAGTGCGGGCGGTACCTTCACTCTTTCGAAAGTGGTCGGTCCCACGGGAACCTCGTGGACGATCAGCCGCGCCAGCGACGGTCGCGTTCAACAGATCACCGATCCTTTCAACCGCGCCACCACCTTCGGTTACGCATCCGGGCTCCTCACCGCTGTCACCGACACCGCGTCGCGCACCAGCGGCTTTCAGATGGACGCGGCCGGAAACCTGACGCAGGTTTCCGCAGGCGGTGTAGCGGACATCTTGTTCCGCTACGACGCCCAACGCCTGCTGACGGCGGTTGCCAGCGCCGGAGGATCTACCACGACCCTCACCTACGACGGCTCGCGCAGGCTGACTTCGCTGGTCACCCCGACCGGCGGACAAACCCAGATCGCCTACACGAGTGCGACCGCGCGGACGGTCACCGATCCCCGAGGCGGGATGTGGACGATCGCCACCGACGGCAACCTGAACACCACCCGGGTTGTAACGCCTGCGGGCCAGACGTTGCTCTACACCTGGTCGGGCACCACACAGCGGCTGGAAAGTGTTCAAGACGGCCGGGGAAGCATCACGTCGCTCAGCTACGATCTGATGGACGATCAGTCCCGTCGGCTCGCCGCGATCACCGGGCCGATCAGTTCGTTCACGTTTGCCTACGACACTGCGACGGGAGATCTGACTGGCCTTACCAACGAGGCGGGCTGGTCGTCGGCCCTCGGTTGGTCGTCCCGCTTACGGACGACTTTCACCGACGCTGCCGGAGCCACCACTACCTACGCCTACAACGCACAGGGCCAGCAGACGTCGCTGACCGAGCCAGCCGGCAACCATTGGACGCGCGGCTATGACACGGTCGGCCGACTGACCTCCGCGATCGATCCCCTCCTCAGTAGCGTCACCTATGCGTATGACGGGCGAAGTCGGGTCTCGCTGGTTACCGACGAAGACGGTTACACCACCCGCTTCGACAGCGATGCACTCGGGCGCGTTACAAGTGCGGTGGATCCGTACTCGTTTACCTCGGTGACGGGATACGACGCGAATGGACGGACAACCCGCAGTATCGACACGCTCGGCAACACCAGTGTTTTGGCTTACGACGCCGCCGGTCGGCTCACCAAGAGCGTCGATCCGCTAGCGCATACCACGACATTCGCCTACGACGCTTCGTCGAACCGGACCATGATCGTGAACGCTCGGGGATACACGTCTACAACGGCATTCGACGGGGTGAATCGACCGACGTTGACGATCGACCCGCCGGGCACGACGCGAGCCTTCAGCTACGACCCATCCGGCAATCGGACCCGGGAGATTGACCCGGCCGGAAACACCTGGCTTAGCGCATACGACGCCCAGAACCGATTGACACGCACGACCGATCCGTTGGGTAACCAGCAACAGTTTCAGTACAACGAATCGGGCCAGCAGACCACGGTGGTGAATCAGGATGGTAGCCAGACCAGCTATGGCTATGACCGCCGGGGTCGGCAAACGCAGTTCACCGATGAGCAGGGGTACACAACGACCAACGCATTCGACCCCAACGACCGCAACACGCGGGTCGTCAAGCCCGAGGGAATCACCCAAACGCAGCAGTACGATCCACGCAGCCGGGTGACCACGACCAGCGGCCCGGGCGGCACTTCAGAATCTCGATACGATCGGCGGGGAAACAAGACGCTGGCGATCGACGCCAACGGCGTCTCCACGCAGTGGCACTACGACGGTTGGCGCCTGGTCACCAAGACGACCCGGGGCGACGGCAGTACCACGCAGTGGGCCTATGACCCGGCCAGGCGAGCCACGCGCGTGACCGACGGCCTGGGGAACTCGTCCCAATCCTTCTACGACGCGGGCAACCGCCGAACCAGCGCACTCGACGCCGACGGCAACACCCGCGCCTGGGCCTACGACGCCTGGGGCAACCTGACCGGCCAGCAGAACGCCCGCCCGGCGACGGCAGTGTTCTCGTACGACGAAGGGAACCGCCGGACGGCGGAGGCATGGTCCGACGGCGTAACCATCACCATGGGTTACGATTCAATGTCCCGCCGAACCCGCCTTGTCGATATCGGGGGCACCAGCACCACGGCTTACGATCCCCGCAGTTTGCCCACCATCCGAACCGACGCGCGCAAGCCTGGGCTCACGTCCACATCGGCGTATGACCATCGCGGGCTCCGCACGTCCATGACTGCGTTCGACGACGGAACGTTCCACTACTCTTATGACACCCGTCAATTGCTGACGGAGGTCGTTGACCCCAACGGCAACACCAGCACCTTCAGCTATGACGGACTGCACCGCGTGACCGACCAGACCCTGGGAACCGGCGCACGCACCACCCGCGCTTATGACGGCTACGACCTGACCGCGGTCGGGCACTATGACTCGGGCAGCACGCTCTTGAACGCAATTGAGGCCGCCTACGACCATACTGGTCACCGAACGATACAAACGGAGACCGACGGCACAACCACCCTTTGGAGCTACGATCTGGCTGACCGTCTTGCCGGCGAGCGCCGAACCAAAGGCGGGGTCCCGGTTTTTAACGTGACCTATTCCTACGACCTCACCGGCCGCCGTTCCCGCATGGACGACAGCGGACAGGCAACGACTTACACCTATTCGCCCGGCGGCCGACTGACACAATCGATCGGCCCGGCCGGTACCACCACCTATACTTATGATGCAGCCGGCAACCGGACGACAAAAGTCGCGGGTTCGGACGTTGCTGTGTACGTCTTCGACGCGCGAAACGCCTTGGGGCAGGTCCAGACGCCGCTCGGCAGTGTCTACTACGTATACAATGGCGACGGCCAGGTGGCCGACCGAGCTTCGCTGGCGGGCGTGTCAAGGTTCTTCGTTTACGACGGCGACCGTCTGCTGGCCCGCACCGATGACGTGAACACGACCGATGTGCTCTATACGCACCGGTCAGGGCTTGGCGGCGAATCACTGGTGTCACAGTGGGTCGTCGGTAGTGGGTTGAACGATCTGCTTCTGGACCCCGAGCAGTCCACGAACCTTGTCGCCGATGTGTCGAATCCGCCGGCCGGCCCCTACCGTTACCGCGCCTTCGGCCTGAACCCCGCCGGCACACAGGCTGGCGGAGCCAACGGCGCCGGCGCATCCATCAGCGCACTGACCGACTTCGGCTTCATCGGCGGCAAACAGGGATGGCTCGATAGCGAGACGGAACTCTACTTGTTCGATGTCGGCACGATCGGGGGAGGCCAATGGTTTGACCCGTTCACGGGTCAGTACCTCTCATCGTTCGGTCAGAATGAGAGATCGGCCGATGTCCCTTAG
- the mgtE gene encoding magnesium transporter, translated as MREKGTESSDETTDLSDVSSQADIEGDDLFDPHDRETLQPPSVSDAESPRDVAAKIEEIPAQQAATILQNLSTAQAANVAEYLDPDTASRIMAEMDPALAASVLTGMEFAEASMVMAAMDPDDAVDILAHVPPETHDEILREMAARDAALVRALEQYPPDSAGGIMTTEVTALAEDLTVQEAIDELRRLSEQLEQMFYVYVVDARSHLVGVLSMRDLILARPDRRLVRVMNTHVKSVPTTMDREEVASLFRKFNYLAMPVVDEKHRLVGLITVDDVVRVLEEESMEDVQKLFGAGADERLNSPWFFSFRKRTPWLIVNLGTAFMAAAVVGLFEQTIALVPILAGLQTVVSGMGGNASAQAMAVSVRGIALGEVDNRRIRKVLRKEMLVGLLAGLVIGFITFLAVVLFYGKFGVAVIVGLALVFNHVNACVSGVSIPFIMKRLGFDPAQSASIFATTLTDCGGFFATLWLARLAMDWIK; from the coding sequence ATGCGCGAGAAGGGCACCGAATCGTCCGACGAAACCACCGATCTGTCCGATGTCTCTAGCCAAGCTGACATCGAAGGTGACGATCTTTTCGATCCGCACGACCGTGAAACGCTGCAGCCGCCTTCTGTGTCCGACGCAGAATCCCCGCGCGACGTAGCTGCCAAGATCGAAGAAATTCCCGCGCAGCAGGCCGCGACCATCCTGCAGAACCTGAGCACCGCGCAGGCCGCCAACGTCGCCGAGTACCTCGACCCCGATACCGCCAGTCGCATCATGGCCGAAATGGACCCGGCCCTGGCCGCTTCGGTCCTGACGGGCATGGAGTTCGCCGAGGCCTCCATGGTCATGGCGGCGATGGATCCCGACGACGCCGTCGACATCCTTGCGCACGTACCGCCCGAGACGCACGACGAGATTCTTCGGGAGATGGCCGCTCGCGACGCGGCCCTGGTCCGGGCGCTGGAACAGTACCCACCCGATTCGGCCGGCGGCATCATGACGACGGAGGTCACGGCCCTGGCCGAAGACCTCACCGTCCAGGAGGCGATCGACGAACTGCGTCGACTGAGTGAGCAGCTCGAGCAGATGTTTTATGTCTATGTGGTGGACGCCCGGAGCCATCTCGTCGGTGTACTGTCGATGCGCGACCTGATCCTCGCGCGGCCGGACCGGCGACTGGTCCGCGTCATGAACACGCACGTCAAAAGCGTGCCCACGACCATGGACCGCGAGGAGGTCGCAAGCCTGTTCCGTAAGTTCAATTATCTGGCGATGCCGGTGGTGGACGAGAAGCACCGGCTCGTCGGGCTCATCACTGTGGACGACGTCGTCCGGGTGCTCGAAGAAGAATCGATGGAGGACGTTCAGAAGCTATTCGGTGCCGGTGCCGACGAGCGGCTCAACAGTCCCTGGTTCTTCAGCTTCCGCAAACGAACCCCCTGGCTCATCGTGAACCTCGGAACCGCGTTCATGGCGGCGGCCGTGGTGGGGCTCTTCGAACAGACGATCGCGCTGGTTCCCATCCTCGCCGGGCTTCAAACCGTCGTTTCGGGCATGGGCGGCAACGCCAGCGCCCAGGCGATGGCGGTCTCGGTGCGGGGAATTGCGCTGGGGGAGGTGGACAACCGCCGGATTCGTAAAGTCCTGCGCAAGGAAATGCTGGTCGGCCTGCTCGCCGGCCTGGTGATCGGGTTCATCACGTTTCTAGCTGTTGTGCTGTTTTACGGAAAGTTCGGCGTTGCGGTGATTGTCGGGCTGGCCCTGGTGTTCAATCACGTCAACGCATGCGTGAGCGGCGTGAGCATTCCTTTCATCATGAAGCGACTGGGGTTCGATCCGGCGCAGTCGGCGAGCATCTTCGCGACAACACTCACCGACTGCGGCGGTTTTTTCGCCACCCTCTGGCTCGCCAGGCTCGCGATGGACTGGATCAAGTGA